A stretch of Cydia splendana chromosome 7, ilCydSple1.2, whole genome shotgun sequence DNA encodes these proteins:
- the LOC134792291 gene encoding procathepsin L-like, producing MFLPIILVTVCLASTSVLASYDKTFYDVEDAENLFDDFLQEHKKVYNRREYNERLAIFKKTLKHINEQNEKFPDTVFALNHFADLKPHELECYRGFKLPKDVNLTKVEITEGLGSAPESFDWRKQNKVTHVKNQEQCGSCYIFSAVGDIEGQYAIKHGQLVSLSEMQALDCLTVGTCGGGYMHQVMQELAKRPMKLEREDDYPYTAPPKQDCHHDPSKGVVQCISGKKLSIMDEEQLKTQLHKRGPMSIALNAADFDYYTKGILIPNVCKGQDPNHGVLLVGYGEENGKKFWIIKNSWGTGWGDEGYVRILRGVNACGIGSYIAESTVA from the exons ATGTTCCTACCAATTATCTTGGTGACGGTCTGTCTTGCCAGTACCTCGGTCTTGGCTTCATACGACAAAACATTCTACGACGTGGAAGACGCTGAGAACCTGTTCGATGACTTTCTCCAAGAACATAAAAAAGTATACAACCGTAGAGAGTATAACGAAAGGCTTGCAATTTTCAAGAAGACATTAAAACATATAAATGAGCAAAATGAGAAATTTCCTGATACCGTATTTGCATTAAATCACTTCGCTGACTTGAAGCCTCACGAGTTAGAGTGTTATCGTGGTTTCAAACTCCCAAAAGATGTGAATTTGACGAAAGTTGAAATCACCGAGGGATTGGGTAGTGCGCCTGAATCATTTGACTGGAGAAAACAAAATAAGGTTACACATGTTAAGAACCAAGAGCAATGTGGCAGCTGCTACATCTTCAGTGCTGTTG GTGATATTGAAGGGCAGTACGCTATTAAACATGGCCAGCTTGTATCTTTGTCCGAAATGCAAGCTCTCGACTGCCTTACTGTTGGAACTTGTGGAGGAGGATACATGCATCAAGTTATGCA GGAATTAGCTAAACGACCAATGAAGTTGGAGAGGGAAGATGATTATCCCTATACAGCACCACCCAAACAAGACTGTCATCATGACCCCAGCAAGGGAGTTGTCCAGTGCATAAGTGGTAAAAAACTATCAATAATGGACGAAGAACAGCTGAAGACCCAATTACACAAACGTGGCCCTATGTCGATTG CTTTAAACGCCGCGGACTTTGACTACTACACTAAAGGTATACTAATACCTAATGTGTGCAAAGGGCAAGACCCAAATCATGGTGTACTTTTGGTGGGATACGGAGAAG AAAACGGCAAAAAGTTCTGGATAATCAAGAATTCGTGGGGAACTGGCTGGGGCGACGAAGGCTACGTAAGAATATTGCGAGGAGTCAACGCATGCGGTATTGGGTCTTACATAGCCGAATCCACTGTGGCATAA
- the LOC134792015 gene encoding procathepsin L-like isoform X2 — MFVPIVLATVCLASSTVLAAIDKPFYDVEDAESLFKEFLQEHKKVYNRREYYERLEIFKETLKTINEQNQQFPDTVFALNHFADLKPHELECYRGFKLPKDINLTNVEITEGLDSAPEAFDWRTQNKVTHVKNQGNCGSCFIFSAVGDIEGQYAIKHGQLVALSEKQALDCLDVGTCEGGYMEQVMQELAQRQMKLDKEEDYVPYNAVKENCQNDPSKGLVQCTGGVRKQIMDEEQLKAELANRGPISIAINANDFANYQSGILLPNLCKGQEINHAVLLVGYGEENGQKFWIIKNSWGIGWGEAGYFRLLRGVNACGIGSYIAESTVE, encoded by the exons ATGTTTGTGCCGATTGTCCTGGCGACGGTCTGCCTTGCCAGCAGCACGGTCTTGGCTGCAATTGACAAACCATTTTACGACGTGGAAGACGCTGAGAGCCTGTTCAAGGAGTTTCTCCAAGAGCATAAGAAAGTATACAACCGAAGGGAGTATTACGAAAGGCTTGAGATTTTTAAGGAAACCTTAAAAACTATAAATGAGCAAAATCAGCAATTTCCTGACACTGTATTTGCATTAAATCACTTCGCTGACTTGAAGCCTCACGAGTTAGAGTGTTATCGTGGTTTCAAACTCCCAAAAGATATAAATTTGACGAATGTTGAAATCACTGAGGGATTGGATAGTGCGCCTGAAGCATTTGACTGGAGAACACAAAATAAGGTTACACATGTTAAGAACCAAGGAAATTGTGGCAGTTGCTTCATCTTCAGTGCTGTTG GCGATATTGAAGGGCAGTATGCTATTAAACATGGCCAGCTCGTAGCTTTGTCCGAAAAACAGGCTCTTGACTGCCTTGATGTTGGAACTTGTGAAGGAGGATACATGGAACAAGTTATGCA GGAATTAGCTCAACGACAAATGAAGTTAGATAAGGAAGAGGATTATGTCCCCTACAACGCAGTCAAAGAAAACTGTCAGAATGATCCCAGCAAGGGACTTGTCCAGTGCACAGGCGGTGTGAGGAAACAAATAATGGACGAAGAACAGTTGAAAGCCGAATTAGCCAACCGTGGACCTATCTCGATTG CTATAAACGCCAACGACTTTGCCAATTATCAGAGCGGAATATTATTACCTAATCTGTGCAAAGGACAAGAAATTAACCATGCCGTGCTTTTGGTGGGATACGGAGAAG AAAACGGCCAAAAGTTCTGGATAATCAAGAATTCGTGGGGAATTGGCTGGGGCGAGGCGGGCTACTTCAGATTGTTGCGAGGAGTCAACGCATGCGGTATTGGGTCTTACATAGCCGAATCCACTGTGGAATAA
- the LOC134792015 gene encoding procathepsin L-like isoform X1, which yields MLVLIVLATVCLASSTVLAALDKPFYDVEDAESLFKEFLQEQKKVYNRREYYERLDIFKETLKTINEQNEKFPDTVFALNHFADLKPHELEYYRGFKLPKDINLTNVEITEGLGSAPESFDWSKQNKVTHVKNQGRCGSCFIFSAVGDIEGQYAIKHGQLVALSEKQALDCLIVGSCNGGYMDKFMQELAQRQMKVDKEEDYVSYNAVKETCQNDPSKGLVQCTGGVRKQIMDEEQLKAELANRGPISIAINAEDVLYYKSGILIPNLCKGQQINHALLLVGYGEENGQKFWIIKNSWGIGWGEAGYFRLLRGVNACGIGSYIAESTVE from the exons ATGCTTGTGCTGATTGTCCTGGCGACGGTCTGCCTTGCCAGCAGCACGGTCTTGGCTGCACTTGACAAACCATTTTACGACGTCGAAGACGCTGAGAGCCTGTTCAAGGAGTTTCTCCAAGAGCAAAAGAAAGTATACAACCGAAGGGAGTATTACGAAAGGCTTGACATTTTCAAGGAAACCTTAAAAACTATAAATGAGCAAAATGAGAAATTTCCTGATACTGTATTTGCATTAAATCACTTCGCTGACTTGAAGCCTCACGAGTTAGAGTATTATCGTGGTTTCAAACTCCCAAAAGATATAAATTTGACGAATGTTGAAATCACCGAGGGATTGGGTAGTGCGCCTGAATCATTTGACtggagtaaacaaaataaggTTACACATGTTAAGAACCAAGGACGATGTGGCAGTTGCTTCATCTTCAGTGCTGTTG GCGATATTGAAGGGCAGTATGCTATTAAACATGGCCAGCTCGTAGCTTTGTCCGAAAAACAGGCTCTCGACTGCCTTATTGTTGGATCCTGTAATGGAGGATACATGGATAAATTTATGCA GGAATTAGCTCAACGACAAATGAAAGTTGATAAGGAAGAGGATTATGTCTCCTACAACGCAGTCAAAGAAACCTGTCAAAATGACCCCAGCAAGGGACTTGTCCAGTGCACAGGCGGTGTGAGGAAACAAATAATGGACGAAGAACAGTTGAAAGCCGAATTAGCCAACCGTGGACCTATCTCGATTG CTATAAACGCCGAAGACGTACTCTATTATAAGAGCGGTATACTAATACCTAATCTGTGCAAAGGACAACAAATTAACCATGCCCTGCTTTTGGTGGGATACGGAGAAG AAAACGGCCAAAAGTTCTGGATAATCAAGAATTCGTGGGGAATTGGCTGGGGCGAGGCGGGCTACTTCAGATTGTTGCGAGGAGTCAACGCATGCGGTATTGGGTCTTACATAGCCGAATCCACTGTGGAATAA
- the LOC134792015 gene encoding procathepsin L-like isoform X3 has protein sequence MFVPIVLATVCLASSTVLAAIDKPFYDVEDAESLFKEFLQEHKKVYNRREYYERLEIFKETLKTINEQNQQFPDTVFALNHFADLKPHELECYRGFKLPKDINLTNVEITEGLDSAPEAFDWRTQNKVTHVKNQGNCGSCFIFSAVGDIEGQYAIKHGQLVALSEKQALDCLDVGTCEGGYMEQVMQELAQRQMKLDKEEDYVPYNAVKENCQNDPSKGLVQCTGGVRKQIMDEEQLKAELANRGPISIAINANDFANYQSGILLPNLCKGQEINHAVLLVGYGEENGQKYWIIKNSWGQWGEEGYVRLLRGVNACGIGSYIAESTVA, from the exons ATGTTTGTGCCGATTGTCCTGGCGACGGTCTGCCTTGCCAGCAGCACGGTCTTGGCTGCAATTGACAAACCATTTTACGACGTGGAAGACGCTGAGAGCCTGTTCAAGGAGTTTCTCCAAGAGCATAAGAAAGTATACAACCGAAGGGAGTATTACGAAAGGCTTGAGATTTTTAAGGAAACCTTAAAAACTATAAATGAGCAAAATCAGCAATTTCCTGACACTGTATTTGCATTAAATCACTTCGCTGACTTGAAGCCTCACGAGTTAGAGTGTTATCGTGGTTTCAAACTCCCAAAAGATATAAATTTGACGAATGTTGAAATCACTGAGGGATTGGATAGTGCGCCTGAAGCATTTGACTGGAGAACACAAAATAAGGTTACACATGTTAAGAACCAAGGAAATTGTGGCAGTTGCTTCATCTTCAGTGCTGTTG GCGATATTGAAGGGCAGTATGCTATTAAACATGGCCAGCTCGTAGCTTTGTCCGAAAAACAGGCTCTTGACTGCCTTGATGTTGGAACTTGTGAAGGAGGATACATGGAACAAGTTATGCA GGAATTAGCTCAACGACAAATGAAGTTAGATAAGGAAGAGGATTATGTCCCCTACAACGCAGTCAAAGAAAACTGTCAGAATGATCCCAGCAAGGGACTTGTCCAGTGCACAGGCGGTGTGAGGAAACAAATAATGGACGAAGAACAGTTGAAAGCCGAATTAGCCAACCGTGGACCTATCTCGATTG CTATAAACGCCAACGACTTTGCCAATTATCAGAGCGGAATATTATTACCTAATCTGTGCAAAGGACAAGAAATTAACCATGCCGTGCTTTTGGTGGGATACGGAGAAG AAAACGGCCAAAAGTACTGGATAATCAAGAATTCGTGGGGACAGTGGGGCGAGGAGGGCTACGTAAGATTGTTGCGAGGAGTCAACGCATGCGGTATTGGGTCTTACATAGCCGAATCCACTGTGGCATAA